The following are encoded in a window of Candida dubliniensis CD36 chromosome 4, complete sequence genomic DNA:
- a CDS encoding subunit of the secretory polypeptide translocation complex, putative (Similar to S. cerevisiae SEC72), which yields MTEVAVNYDSKTKKLSLPKGTQSGTDLSALKLEIDQLNTLTQEIINQGSDVPPAPTPDNFNKDLSKMIRKMYEGGVQSFKIGKFEESARQFTIGIEMINRRPKFESFQGTIQELSLFLMSRTDAYLRTKDYVKAFNDADFLLNMQLNTPDNFLRRGVANYFLGNYEAARSDYQRGLTFDENNERLQKELTICLDKILEVNGDYL from the coding sequence ATGACAGAAGTTGCAGTTAATTACGATAGTAAGACTAAGAAATTGTCTTTGCCCAAGGGAACACAATCTGGAACAGACCTTTCTGCCttaaaattagaaattgaTCAACTCAATACATTAACtcaagaaataataaaccaAGGAAGTGATGTACCACCAGCTCCCACACctgataattttaataagGATTTATCTAAGATGATAAGAAAAATGTACGAAGGGGGTGTGCAATCGTTCAAAATTGGCAAGTTTGAAGAGAGTGCTAGACAATTTACCATTGGTATTGAGATGATTAATAGAAGACCAAAGTTTGAAAGTTTTCAAGGAACAATACAGGAATTATCATTGTTTTTGATGAGCAGAACTGATGCTTATTTAAGAACCAAGGACTATGTGAAGGCTTTCAATGATGCTGACTTTTTGCTTAATATGCAATTAAATACTCCAGATAACTTTTTAAGAAGGGGCGTTGCAAATTACTTTTTAGGCAATTATGAAGCAGCCAGAAGTGATTATCAAAGAGGATTGACGTTTGATGAAAACAACGAAAGATTGCAGAAAGAATTAACTATATGTTTAGACAAAATTCTAGAAGTAAATGGTGATTATTTGTAA
- a CDS encoding uncharacterized protein (conserved hypothetical protein;~possibly Candida-specific) translates to MENRAIHTSPTRWLHHYSSTTDSTNSPLRKADTRWLNKTYFPKQSTKLGYFEEKHVMTQGKSSMFSRLLSKFRNISKKEITSPNNRSSSILSEKIHKSHSVSAFFPSTTSKETPYENIFSPLVDKPMDTIDTIQENDCTMAFIKHDCRTESNFFSSDFFRDSVRPVIDYDESEITD, encoded by the coding sequence ATGGAAAACAGAGCAATACATACTTCTCCAACAAGATGGTTGCATCACTATTCATCAACCACAGACAGTACAAACTCACCGTTGAGAAAGGCCGATACAAGATGGCTAAACAAAACTTATTTCCCAAAACAATCTACCAAACTTGGTTACTTTGAGGAGAAGCATGTGATGACACAAGGTAAGCTGTCAATGTTCTCGCGATTACTATCGAAGTTTAGAAATATAagtaaaaaagaaatcacaTCTCCAAACAATCGGTCACTGTCTATTTTGTCAGAGAAAATTCACAAGAGCCATTCCGTAAGTGCGTTTTTCCCATCCACAACTTCTAAGGAGACGCCATATGAGAACATATTTTCACCACTTGTTGATAAACCCATGGATACCATCGATACAATTCAGGAAAATGATTGTACAATGGCATTTATCAAACATGATTGTCGTACAGAATCAAATTTCTTCAGTAGCGACTTCTTCAGAGACAGTGTCAGACCAGTCATTGATTACGATGAAAGTGAAATTACAGATTAA